One uncultured Carboxylicivirga sp. genomic window, ACCGGACGTTTAAAAAGTTCGGAAGAATTTGAAAATATCATTATTCGTTCGAGTAATGCTCAGGTACTGAAGTTGAAAGATGTGGCCGATGTGGAACTCGGTTCGTTATCATACTCTATTAACACCCAGAACGATGGTAATCCAGCTGTATTGATTGGTATCAGTCAGACTGCCGGATCCAATGCTCAGGATGTAATCAACGATGTAAAGGCTGTGATGAAAGATGCTGAACAGTTCTTTCCTCCAGGTTTAAAATACAACTTTGAGATGGATGTAAGTCAGTTTCTGGATGCATCTATTGAAAAGGTATTGCATACCTTATTAGAGGCTTTCGTGTTGGTGTTCTTTGTAGTGTTTTTGTTCTTACAGAATTTCAGAGCAACCCTTATACCTGCCATTGCAGTGCCGGTGGCCATTATCGGAACCTTCTTCTTCCTGTTAATCTTCGGATTTTCAATTAACCTTTTAACTCTTTTTGCACTGGTTCTGGCCATTGGTATTGTGGTGGACGATGCCATTGTTGTAGTGGAAGCTGTACATGCACATATGGATGCAGGTGAGAAAAATGCGCGTACGGCAACTATTAATGCACTTAGCGAAATTGCTCCGGCTATTGTTTCCATTACTTTGGTAATGTCGGCTGTGTTTATTCCGGTTAGTTTTATCGGAGGTACCAGTGGGGTATTCTTTAAGCAGTTTGGTTTAACTCTGGCGATTGCCATTTTTATTTCGGCTATTAATGCCTTGACTTTAAGTCCTGCTTTGTGTGCTATATTCCTGAAATCACACCATGTGGCTGATGTAAAAGATAAAAACCTGATGCAGCGATTTTACTATTATTTCAACCTTGGCTTTAATGCCATGACTGTTAAATATGGTAAAACATTACAGTTTATGGGTCGCAAGAAAAACCGTTGGGTGACAGTGGCTTTAGTAGCTGTTTTTGGTGCAATCTTTTATTTTCTGATTGGGATGATTCCAACCGGTTTTGTTCCACAGGAGGATAGTGGAGGTGTAATGGGTATGGTTACCCTTGCACCCGGAGCTTCACTGGAACGCACCGATAGTGTGGTTAACGAGGTAGTAAGAATAGCTGAAGAAATTCCGCATGTTAAAACAGTAACCAATCTTACAGGTATTAGTTTTTTAAGTGGGGCGGGAAGTTCCTACGGATCTCTAATCATTAAGATGGATCCATGGCAAGAGCGTGATATCACAACCAGTGATGTGGCGGCCATTCTGAAGCAAAAAACGGATAGTATTAACAACGCCAGCTTCCTGTTTTTTGGAACGCCAACACTTCAGGGTTTTGGTTTAAGTAGTGGTGTAGAGTTGAAGATGCAGGACCGCACCGGAGGTGATGTAAATAGCTTTTTCAACGTGACCAACGAATTTCTGGCTAAGCTGCGTGCACGTCCGGAGGTGATGATGGCTATGACAACTTTCGACCCTCGTTTTCCACAGAAGGAGATTGAGGCTAATGTGGCAAAAATTAAAGATGCAGGAATCACCTTAAGCGATGTGATGACTACCATGCAGGCTTATGTAGGAAGTATGTATATTTCCAACTTTAACCTGTACGGTAAGCAATTCAGGGTTATGATACAGGCTCATCCCGAATACAGAACCAAGTTGGAAGACCTGAACCACCTGATGGTGAAGACAGGAAGTGGTGAGATGGCTCCAATTACTGAGTTTATTAAGATAAATGATGTAACCGGACCACAATCATTGACTCGTTTTAACCTGTTCTCGAGTATGGATGTTACCATTATTCCAAACTTTATGGAGGGTTATAGTTCAGGTGATGTTCTGAATGCTATCAGAGAGACAGAATTACCATCTGGTTATGGTTATGACTTCTCGGGTATGACTCGCGAAGAAGTAAACAGCAGTAGTCAAACAGCGATCATCTTCCTTTTATGTCTGGTATTTGTTTACCTTTTGCTTTCTGCCTTATACGAAAGCTACCTGTTACCGTTGGCCGTAATCTTTTCGTTACCGGTAGGTTTGGCAGGTGTATTTATTTTCATCTTTCTTTCAATGATGAATGGTAGTGGAATTGTGAATAATATATATGTTCAGATATCGCTCATAATGTTAATCGGACTGCTGGCTAAGAATGCCATTCTAATTGTAGAATATGCCCTGCAGCGGCGTAAACAGGGAATGGATATTGTTAAAGCTGCTGTAAGTGGTGCCGTTGCCCGCTTGCGACCCATTCTGATGACATCCTTTGCATTCATCTTTGGTTTGCTTCCGCTGGCGGTTGCTAAAGGAGCCGGAGCTTTAGGAAATAAATCCATAGGTATCAGTGCTATCGGGGGGATGTTAATCGGAACGATGATAGGTATCATTATCATACCAACGTTATTTATATTATTCCAGACTTTGCAGGAAAAGGTAAGTAAAAAAGCATTTGCAACTGACCTAAATGACGGAAACCATGAAAATTAATAATCTGATGCAAAAGAAAATATATAGATACGCGGTGTTGTCGGGCTTTTTGATTTGGGTTGGCCTGGCACAAACCGGGTGTCGGAGTAGTAAAAACCTCGGGGAATTGAATAAAGATACCTCAGGTTTATACCGCACCGACAAAGAATCAGGTGATACAACCACTATTGCTTCAAAAGCATGGAGTGATTTCTTTACAGATGCTCAACTAAAAAGTCTGATTGAGGAAGGGTTGACAAATAACCTTGACCTGAAGATTGCAACTGAGCGGATTAATCAGGCTCAATCGAGTTTGAAAATGGCCAAAGCTGCTTTGTATCCTACATTAGGTGTTGGAGGACAAATTGAATATACCCGTTATAGTAATGGCGACAGAGGAGAAGATGTGCTGGGTTACGAGGCAAATAATATAACATTGGGACTGACTACCTCGTGGGAAATTGATGCATGGGGTAAATTGAACAATCGAAAGAAAGCTCAACTGGCCTCCTATTTAAACAGTCAGGAGTATGCAAACCTTGTTCAAACCAACCTGGTAGCCGGCATTGCCAGCTCATACTATAGCCTGATAGCGCTGGATGAGCAACTGCAGATCACCCTTGAGACCATTAAGCTTTTAAGCGAAAATGCTGCAACCATGCAGGCTTTAAAAGATGCTGGTATGCAAAATGGAGCAGCCGTTGAACAAAGCAATGCGCTTTTGTACAGCACGCAACTTTCGGTGCCTGAACTGGAGAGTCAGATTCGTCAGGTTGAGAATGCTATTTGTGTTTTGCTGGGCCGTAAACCCGGAGAAGTGAAACGAAGTACCATTGCCGATCAGGCAGTGCCAAATGAGTTAGAATATGGTATTCCTGCACAATTACTGGCTTATCGCCCGGATGTGAAGCAAGCGGAACTTTCATTTCGCATGGCATATTCACTTACCAATGCAGCACAGGCCAGTTTGTATCCTTCAATAACTATTAGCAGTGGTGCGCTTGGATACTCGAACAGTACATTCTCAGGCTTCTTTAGTCCTGAGAATATTGCAGCCAATATTGTTGGAGGAATCGTACAACCGATCTTTAATAAGCGACAATTACGCAGTAATCTTGAAATAGCTAAATCGCAACAACGCGAGGCTGCTTTGGCTTTCGAGAGTACCTTATTACAAGCCGGGCAGGAAGTTTCGGATGTGCTTTATGGCTTTAAAGCCTCGCTGGCTAAAAATGATTTACGCAATAAACAAATTACTTCGCTTAACACTGCTGTTGATTTCACACATGATTTATTGATGGCTGGTGAAGCTAATTACGTGGAAGTAATTACTGCTCAAAGGAGTTTACTTACTGCTCAATTAAGTAAGGTAAATGATAAACTTGAGCAATTGAATTATTGCGTCAGCCTTTACAAAGCTTTAGGTGGTGGCTCCAATTAAGACGTGTAGTCTTTACTTTTTTGATAGTTGATGTTGTCTGCCTGTTGGGCAGGCCTTTTAAATCCCCGGAAGTGCATTCCCGGGGATTTTTTTATTCGTAATCATCATTTGAAATGGTAAATTTTTTTTCAAAATATAATATACAGAAAATGTGGTGTTTAAATGATAATTATTGATTGTTGAAATAAGAAAACTGCATTTTTTAAATTTCATATGGTAGGGTGGATTGAAAATTATTCGGTTACTGTTTGAATGGGGACCAATAATAATTTTAAATAACAATATCATGAAAGCAATCACAAGACTAATGGGAATTATGGTTTTATCTGTCTTAATAGCAGCTCCTGCATTAAATGCACAAACAGAAACAGCTGTAAAAGAACAAACCAAAAAACAATTGAAAGACGGATCAGGTGATCAGGTTAAAGATCAAAAACGTGATCAGTTGCATTTGAATCTTACCGATGAGCAAGAAGCTTTAATGGAACAAAATAAGCAAGGTTCAAAACAATTCAGAGCTGCCTTTAGAGAATCACTTACTGATGAGCAATTAGCTATTCTGGAAAATCAGGAAATGACACGTGAACAAAAACGTGAAGCCATCAAGGCCAGCTTATCAGAAGAGCAAAAAGAAATGATTCAGGAGCAAAATCAGGTTAAAGATCAGAACCGTCAGCAATTACGCAGTAGTCTTTCGTCTGAACAGAAAAAACAGGTTCGTCAGCAACTGCAGCAAGGTGAAAATTGTGAGACAGCTACAGCCGTTCAGGAACGTACCCGTCAACAAGCACAAAAACAGGCACAGATGCAGGCTCAACAAGAAGCTCAACAACAACAAGGTTCAGGAAATGGTGGGTCAGGTAATGGAAATGGAGGTAAATAATCCTCTGTAAAAGAAGCTGCATCAAAGGCAGCTTCTTTTTTATATTAATCTCTGCACATAGAATTTCGTCATAGTTAAACAAACCGGGAAATATCATATGGTTAAAAAAGTAAAGATTCTGTTGTTAGCTTTATTTATATCTGTTCAGTTATATGCACAGCGGACCGATATAATGGACAAAGATCGTATTGCCCGGGTAGATTCATTATTGGATGATATCTTGTTTGAAGATGAAGATATTTATAGTCTGTTAGAAAAAGACCAGACTTTTCAATTCCTCTATTTTGCCACAAACTATAGTAACCGTACTTTTTATGCAGGCCGTGAGAATGGTGACTATCAATCCAATTTGTCAGGCCAGATTTATTACATGAATTCAGCGGGTTTCTTTGCTGGTTTATCCGGTAGCTGGTATAGTCAGCTCGATCCTAATTATCGCAGTACCATCTTAACTGTTGGCTATGGTCAAGGCATTAAGAATAAGCCCTTTTTTCGATATCGTTTATCAGCCGATTATTTTATTTTTCATGTTAATGATCCTGAGTTTGAGCCTATCTATAACAGTAGTATAAATGCCGGAATTACGCTAAAAAGCAAGTTTTTAGGAACACGTTTCGATGGTTCGTTGTTGGTTGGACAGGAAGTAGGAAAACAGTTTACCTGGAATAACTATGCTTACTTGTATCTGCTTCGGTTTGGGAAATACAATTATCTGCGTTTAGAGCCCGAAGTATATTTGTTTTTTGGATCAGAAGCGGCTGAGTTTTTACTTAACGAAGCGTATGTGGATCAAACCACTAATTTGGAAGTCGATACATATTATAAGGATGTTTTTACGCTGTTGAATACCCAGTTACGTATTCCTCTTAGTCTGAACTGGAAGAATTTTGATATGCAACTTTCGTATATCTATAATATGCCCCGAACCATTGGCGACAGTGAATCCTACGCCAATACTTCTTATTTTCGAGTTTCGTTAGGGTATATCATAAGTTTGTAAAGCTTTATTATACGCCTGATACTTTTCATACAAAGCAAATTCATTTGAATTATCTCCGTGTTCTTGTTTCTCATGAAATGAGTAATTGTTGTGATGATTATTTATGTTATCTATATTTAGATGCATAAATGAAAAATCATGAAAATAGAAATCCCATTTGACAAGGATGTATTCAGAAAACAAATGCTTCTGAGTTTTTCTGTTGTCTGGAAGGCAAATCTAAAAAAAAACAGGAGGCGATTGATTTGGATTGTTTTATCATTCTTTACAGGTTTATATGTTTATAGTACAGGTGATATGATGGGACTTATATTCTTTTTTCTGGCGATGCTTGTGTTTATCAATTTTATCAACTACGAGTGGTTCTATCAAAAAAACAAAAAGAAATATTTAAGGATATTAAGCGAAATATCAGAAAGTTTTGAAAATGCCGGACAAAATACAATTTGGGAGTTTGAAGAGGATCACCTTGGGTATAAAGATCATCGATTCGAAACCAGAATTAAATGGTCGGCATTTAAGAATTATCGTATTATAGATAATAACTTGTTTATTTATAGTGACACAGTCAGTGGTAATGCTTTTGTAATAGGGTTAGAGGAAGTAGAATTAGATATTTGGAACAACATAAAAGAAATTGTTGCAGGTAAGTTAAGTATGGCTTAGTTTTTATTGAAGCTGTTGTTTAATAATCACGCTTGAAAAATTTTCTTCTTGCCATTTGTAACAACTGATTATTCTTTCATCTAACTTAGCGCAACCATTTTCGTTATGTATGAACCTAGTTCAAATTGTTAGAAGTGTTGAAGATCTTTTTGATTCACTTGATAGCGATATTACTAATCTACAGAATCAAACCGGAATACATTGTATTGAAAACTGTATTCATTGTTGTACCTCTTCAAAAATAGAAGCTACCTCAGTTGAGTTTTTGCCTTTGGCCTATCACCTGTATAAAAAGGGAATGATCAGAAGCGTACTGGATAGAATGGATCAGTTAAGCAACGAATGGACCTGTCCTGTTTTAAATGTTTTATCCATCGATAACAGTCAGCCGGGATGTTCATATTATCCATACAGAGGTTTAATTTGCAGGTTGTTTTCGTATAATTACGTGACCAATAAACATGGGATAAGGCAAATTAACGCCTGCAAAAATATCCGGATCAATCAGCCGTTGCAATTGGCCAAAGTAAATGAGTTATTGCTAACCGAACCGGTTTGTCCCAAGGCAAGTGATTATTATTCGCGTCTGTTGTTTATTCATTTTGAAGAAGCACATAACCTGTATCCGATTGCCAAGGCCATAACCGTTGCCATTGAAATGGTGTTGACTCACTTGCGGTACAAAGGTAAGAAGGTTATGTAAGTATGAATCAATGGCAGTTATACATTAACGGAGAAAGTTTATTCAAAACCAGTATATAAAAACAAGATGACAAAAAAACACCTTTTAAAAGGGCTTACTATTATTCATGAAGATCAGGATATTATTGTGGTTAATAAGGCAAGCGGTTTGTTAACGATTGCTACTGTAAAAGAGAAGATCAATACCGCACATTTTATGCTGAACGACTATGTAAGAAAAGGAAATCCTAAATCGAGGGCCCGTGTTTTTATTGTTCATCGTCTCGACAGGGAAACATCCGGCTTACTGGTTTTTGCTAAGAGCGAAAAGGCCAAACAATTTTTGCAGGAGAACTGGTCGCAGTTCACTAAAAAATACGTGGCTGTTGTTGAGGGAACGTTTCAGGATAAGCAAGGGGTGATTGAATCATACCTGATGGAAAACAGTTCATGTCATGTGTTTTCAACCCAGGATAAGGTTAAGGGAAAGTATGCTAAAACAGCCTATTCAGTCGTGAAAGAATCTGATAAATACAGTCTTCTGGAAGTAGATTTGTTTACAGGAAGAAAAAACCAGATTCGTGTTCACCTGTCGGAAGCAGGGCATCCGATAGTGGGAGATAAGGTTTACGGCAGCAGAGATAAAGTACTAAACCGGATGGGACTCCATTCTTTATCGCTGACCTTTGCACATCCTTATTCAAAAAAAGAGATGCATTTTAAAACGCCCGTACCGCAGACTTTTCAGATGCTGTTTAAAGGCAAATGATCCCTGTCTGTTAATGCATTATGTAAGAATTCAGGTAAAAATAATTGAGAAATTAGGTTAGCAAAGAAAAAAATATTGTTTACTATTGTGTTAGAATCAAAACCAACAGAATGAAATCGCTAACCTTGTTAACCTTACTTGCATTATTGGGTATGTCAGAGGCCAGAGCGCAAACTACAAAAATTGCTTCTACTGACACTATCAGTGCACCGTTATTACTTAAGCCTTTTCAGAAACCTCAGGGCTTAAATCATCAAATTAAATATCAGGATAACTTAAAAGACTTACTGAATAACTTGAAGGTAGATAAAACCGACAGACAATTTAGTCAGCATTTAATCCAAACAGATCAGGTTAAAGGCAATGAGCAATCCATGCCTTGTTATAAGCCTGAAGGAGATTATCCAATGTTGGTATTTCAGCCTGATACTACCGTTAATTATTCTTTATTGATAAAAGAATACTAAGGTTCTGTTCCGAAAATATCAAATCAATAAAATATACGAATACGTTAAAACCGTAATCGTCCTGAGTAACATAAACCCATATCAGTTATGACCCGACAAGAACAACTTGAATTTTGTAAGAAATGTACCAAACGTAAAAGTGACATTAACCGTGGTATAATCTGCAGTTTAACAAACGAAAAAGCAGACTTTGAAGGAACTTGTAAAGATTTTGAAGGAGATCCTTATTTTTCAACTTCTTCCACTTACAATAATACGGATATGTCCATTCAACCCGAATTTCAACACCTGGATGATGCTTCATTGAATACCTTAAAATCGCATCAGGATTTTTATTATGCCATCATTGGTGGATTGCTGGTAAGTATCATCAGCGGTGTTTTATGGGCTATGTTTACTGTAGCCACCCAGGTACAGATTGGATATATGGCCATTGGAGTAGGGCTGTTGGTGGGGTTTGCTGTTCGTTTTTTTGGAGCAGGCATTGATATGAAATTCGGAATTCTGGGAGCTACCTTATCATTATTAGGCTGTATAATGGGGAATTTATTCTCGCAGGTTGGGTTCTATGCACAGGAGGCTTCCCTGCCTTATTTTGAAGTGCTGACTTATCTTACGCCTTCGGTAATTGTTGGTGTGTTAATGGAAGCATTTTCACCCATTGATCTATTATTCTATGGTATAGCAATTGCAGAAGGTTATAAACTCTCGTTTCGAAAAATATCGCCACTTACCCTTAAAGAACTGAAAGAAGGAAAACATAATGCGATGCCTTCATTAGCCGGGTTACGTATGCCGTTGGTGGTTATTTCTGTTTTGCTTATTGGCTTCACCGTTTTTAAGATCAGAAAAGGGGTTAGCGGATTCAGAACCTATTATTATGAGTCGGGAGAGAAGATGTCGGAAGGAACACTTCATCATAGCAAAGAAGAAGGTAAATGGACGTTTTGGTATGAGAACGGAAATCAACAGATTGTAGCACATTTTCATGAAGGAAACCCGGATAGTCTGTGGCAATGGTATAATGAGTCGGGCAAGCTGATTAAGGAAGGTTCTTATAAGTCGGGGTTGGAACATGGTATATGGATTAATTATTTTGAGAATGGCGTAAAAAACGATTCGGGATTATATGTAAATGGCCGAATGGAAGGTGACTGGAAAATATGGAATGAGACAGGAACATTAATGCAGGAGGGTAATTTTACCAGAGATAGGCAGGATGGAATCTGGAAATTTTATCATCTCAATGGAGCATTGCTAAGCGAAGGAATGATGAAAGAAGGTATTTCATCGGGCTTATGGACTACTTATTTTGATAACGGTGAGTTGGAGAGTAGGATTATTCATGAATCGGAAACAAAGTTAATTGTGCAGGATGTATGGGATGTATCCGGCAAACAGTGGGTAAAAGACGGTGAAGGGACTTACCAGTCATTTTCGGATAAAGGTGTAGTGCTGGCGAAGGGAGAGGTTAAAGGAGGCTTGCGAACAGGAGAGTGGAGTATTTATTATGAGAATGGTAATAAAAAGGAGTTGGGTGTTTATGAAGGCGAAATTTTTCGTTTAAGTAAGGCTTGGTACCCCGATGGTAAAATAATGGTTCAGGATGGTAATGGAAACTATGAATCCTATTATCCTGATGGTGATAAATTAATGGAATCGGGTAAAATGCTGAATGGCCTGCGTCAGGGACTGTGGAAAGCTTTTTATGAGAGCAATCAAGCTTTGTACCGCGAGGCTGTTTATGCCGGAGGACAAGTAAATGGTGAAATAAAATACTACTATGAATCAGGAGGATTGTATTCTACTGGTAATATGATAAATGATTTGCAGGAAGGTGAATGGACCTGGTTTTTTGAGAATGGAGAAGTGCAGTCGAAAGTTAGCTTTGTAAACAATAAAAAGGAGGGCACGCAAACTATGTGGAGTGAAGTGGGCGAAAAAATAAAAGAAGAATATTATAAAAACGGAGAGTTAACAGAGGAGAAAGTTTTATAATACTAAGCTTTTTAAATAAGCCTGTAAGGCTGACTGTTGTAGCCGTGGGTTTTAACCCACGGTAATAGAAGAGCTGCAAATCCGTCGCACGCAGCAACCAGTTTAATAATTAGAACTAATTGCGACGGTATGGAATATCTTTTAAACCACAGATTACACAAATTTCACAAATTAAATTTAATGTATACTAAACGATAATAACTGAGCATCGGTCTTACCATTTATCTACAATCTCACTGGGATGCGCCTTCAGGAAAATGCGTTTAGAAAATCAAAGAAAGGAGCGTTAAAAAAGAAAAGCTGTCTGAACCCGATTTAGAAACTGTAGGGTTTTGAGTATCAAAAGCCACAAGTTTCTTTATTGGGAGAGTTCTTTTCTTTTAGCGGAGTGATTTGGTTTTTAGCAATTTTCATGACAGCGCGGCACTTCTTGTTTACTTCTTCTTGCTGCAGAGAAGAAGTAAAAGCCCCTGTGGCTTGAGCAGGTTAAAAAGAAATACTGATTAGGCCTGTTACAGACTATGTGTAAAAGTGAAACGCCAATTTTAGAATTACTACATACAGAATCAGATTTAATTCGGTTGTTTGCAGGTAAACACAATAGCTTAATCAGCTAATATCTTCAACCACAAATTTCACAGATTTCACAAATTAAAGAATAATGGAGGTATACTAAAGACAATGCAAAACAACTAATCAAACCTCCTGTAAATCGAAAAATTTA contains:
- a CDS encoding efflux RND transporter permease subunit, producing MLKTFIERPVLSTVISILFVVLGVIGIYTLPVEQYPDIAPPTVSVSTSYNGANAEAVLNSVIIPLEESINGVEGMTYMTSTASNGGSARIDVYFKQGIDADIATVNVQNRVSQATSLLPAEVTRVGVTVQKRQSSRIMFLAVSSLNDDYDDEFIQNYANINILPQIKRVAGVGEANIMGGRDYSMRVWLNPGKLAAYKMTPTEVIGALQDQNIEAAPGELGANSNQTFQYALKYTGRLKSSEEFENIIIRSSNAQVLKLKDVADVELGSLSYSINTQNDGNPAVLIGISQTAGSNAQDVINDVKAVMKDAEQFFPPGLKYNFEMDVSQFLDASIEKVLHTLLEAFVLVFFVVFLFLQNFRATLIPAIAVPVAIIGTFFFLLIFGFSINLLTLFALVLAIGIVVDDAIVVVEAVHAHMDAGEKNARTATINALSEIAPAIVSITLVMSAVFIPVSFIGGTSGVFFKQFGLTLAIAIFISAINALTLSPALCAIFLKSHHVADVKDKNLMQRFYYYFNLGFNAMTVKYGKTLQFMGRKKNRWVTVALVAVFGAIFYFLIGMIPTGFVPQEDSGGVMGMVTLAPGASLERTDSVVNEVVRIAEEIPHVKTVTNLTGISFLSGAGSSYGSLIIKMDPWQERDITTSDVAAILKQKTDSINNASFLFFGTPTLQGFGLSSGVELKMQDRTGGDVNSFFNVTNEFLAKLRARPEVMMAMTTFDPRFPQKEIEANVAKIKDAGITLSDVMTTMQAYVGSMYISNFNLYGKQFRVMIQAHPEYRTKLEDLNHLMVKTGSGEMAPITEFIKINDVTGPQSLTRFNLFSSMDVTIIPNFMEGYSSGDVLNAIRETELPSGYGYDFSGMTREEVNSSSQTAIIFLLCLVFVYLLLSALYESYLLPLAVIFSLPVGLAGVFIFIFLSMMNGSGIVNNIYVQISLIMLIGLLAKNAILIVEYALQRRKQGMDIVKAAVSGAVARLRPILMTSFAFIFGLLPLAVAKGAGALGNKSIGISAIGGMLIGTMIGIIIIPTLFILFQTLQEKVSKKAFATDLNDGNHEN
- a CDS encoding RNA pseudouridine synthase, with amino-acid sequence MTKKHLLKGLTIIHEDQDIIVVNKASGLLTIATVKEKINTAHFMLNDYVRKGNPKSRARVFIVHRLDRETSGLLVFAKSEKAKQFLQENWSQFTKKYVAVVEGTFQDKQGVIESYLMENSSCHVFSTQDKVKGKYAKTAYSVVKESDKYSLLEVDLFTGRKNQIRVHLSEAGHPIVGDKVYGSRDKVLNRMGLHSLSLTFAHPYSKKEMHFKTPVPQTFQMLFKGK
- a CDS encoding efflux transporter outer membrane subunit, producing MKINNLMQKKIYRYAVLSGFLIWVGLAQTGCRSSKNLGELNKDTSGLYRTDKESGDTTTIASKAWSDFFTDAQLKSLIEEGLTNNLDLKIATERINQAQSSLKMAKAALYPTLGVGGQIEYTRYSNGDRGEDVLGYEANNITLGLTTSWEIDAWGKLNNRKKAQLASYLNSQEYANLVQTNLVAGIASSYYSLIALDEQLQITLETIKLLSENAATMQALKDAGMQNGAAVEQSNALLYSTQLSVPELESQIRQVENAICVLLGRKPGEVKRSTIADQAVPNELEYGIPAQLLAYRPDVKQAELSFRMAYSLTNAAQASLYPSITISSGALGYSNSTFSGFFSPENIAANIVGGIVQPIFNKRQLRSNLEIAKSQQREAALAFESTLLQAGQEVSDVLYGFKASLAKNDLRNKQITSLNTAVDFTHDLLMAGEANYVEVITAQRSLLTAQLSKVNDKLEQLNYCVSLYKALGGGSN
- a CDS encoding toxin-antitoxin system YwqK family antitoxin; amino-acid sequence: MTRQEQLEFCKKCTKRKSDINRGIICSLTNEKADFEGTCKDFEGDPYFSTSSTYNNTDMSIQPEFQHLDDASLNTLKSHQDFYYAIIGGLLVSIISGVLWAMFTVATQVQIGYMAIGVGLLVGFAVRFFGAGIDMKFGILGATLSLLGCIMGNLFSQVGFYAQEASLPYFEVLTYLTPSVIVGVLMEAFSPIDLLFYGIAIAEGYKLSFRKISPLTLKELKEGKHNAMPSLAGLRMPLVVISVLLIGFTVFKIRKGVSGFRTYYYESGEKMSEGTLHHSKEEGKWTFWYENGNQQIVAHFHEGNPDSLWQWYNESGKLIKEGSYKSGLEHGIWINYFENGVKNDSGLYVNGRMEGDWKIWNETGTLMQEGNFTRDRQDGIWKFYHLNGALLSEGMMKEGISSGLWTTYFDNGELESRIIHESETKLIVQDVWDVSGKQWVKDGEGTYQSFSDKGVVLAKGEVKGGLRTGEWSIYYENGNKKELGVYEGEIFRLSKAWYPDGKIMVQDGNGNYESYYPDGDKLMESGKMLNGLRQGLWKAFYESNQALYREAVYAGGQVNGEIKYYYESGGLYSTGNMINDLQEGEWTWFFENGEVQSKVSFVNNKKEGTQTMWSEVGEKIKEEYYKNGELTEEKVL